A window from Pleuronectes platessa chromosome 6, fPlePla1.1, whole genome shotgun sequence encodes these proteins:
- the LOC128441987 gene encoding putative uncharacterized protein DDB_G0290521, with product MSGGVNVKSSPRGPPSSGIPLPRSLLPSSPKADPRRRASDLPRPSSQTPKYTPTHTPTHTPTHTPTQSPSLCPRSSSIPGPSSRDLLRDASLKSQLFQRTGNLAAPLVSRSAYSSPLTQRRPPPHSKDTLDLGKPAVPQTSTQLPHNGNHNRNTFSNKNQAWGASNQCPQQQFSTGDNYNSETAAEAMPRREDPPENQSAHSTMFNNGNLRPSLAHTIHEQAIRSRSNSMSQSDEEMGTSEDSSPASSPRPLPLPPITFTLPGTLKMAVDTQDQKLDKDASSTETPRVNMATVAPFSYRLQVQEGDFSVDELSDCSSGSIEVCCDDLTPGLIHLGEITIIINFSLSILYKSR from the exons ATGAGTGGGGGAGTCAATGTGAAGTCGTCCCCTCGTGGGCCTCCCTCGTCGGGAATCCCACTCCCACGTAGCCTGTTGccctcttcccccaaagcaGACCCTCGCCGCCGGGCTAGTGACCTGCCCAGGCCCTCAAGTCAAACTCCTAAATACACTCCCACGCACACTCCCACGCACACTCCCACGCACACTCCCACTCAATCTCCTTCTCTTTGCCCACGGAGCTCCAGCATCCCTGGCCCTTCCTCCAGGGACCTGCTGAGAGATGCTAGCCTGAAAAGCCAACTCTTCCAGCGAACAGGAAATCTAGCCGCTCCCCTGGTGTCCCGCTCTGCCTACAGCAGTCCGCTGACCCAGCGGCGACCACCACCACACTCCAAAGACACACTGGATCTGGGAAAACCTGCTGTGCCTCAAACCTCAACACAGTTACCACATAATGGCAATCACAATAGAAACACCTTCAGCAATAAAAACCAAGCATGGGGAGCCAgtaaccagtgtccacagcaaCAGTTCAGCACAGGCGACAACTACAACtctgaaacagcagcagaggccaTGCCCAGAAGAGAAGATCCTCCAGAAAACCAGTCAGCCCATTCCACCATGTTCAACAACGGTAACCTCCGCCCCTCTCTCGCTCACACGATCCATGAACAAGCCATCAGAAGTCGCAGCAACTCCATGAGCCAGTCCGATGAGGAGATGGGGACCTCTGAGGACAGTAGTCCGGCCTCCTCTCCCAGGCCCCTGCCACTGCCGCCCATCACATTCACACTGCCGGGGACGTTAAAGATGGCTGTTGATACTCAGGATCAAAAGCTGGACAAGGATGCTTCGTCCACAGAGACACCAAGAGTCAACATGGCTACTGTGGCCCCCTTCAGCTACAG GCTGCAGGTGCAGGAGGGAGACTTTTCAGTGGACGAGCTGAGTGACTGCTCCTCTGGATCCATAGAAGTCTGCTGCGATGACCTCACACCAGGTTTGATACACCTTGGAGAAATAACAATCATCATCAACTTCTCTCTGTCTATACTGTACAAATCACGATAG